The following proteins are co-located in the Silene latifolia isolate original U9 population chromosome 1, ASM4854445v1, whole genome shotgun sequence genome:
- the LOC141650330 gene encoding uncharacterized protein LOC141650330 — protein sequence MAPNAKSQFHPALPVNNITNHIPVKLGMDNDQYPLWVALFTNHAKSNRVLHHIITPKVPPKAPTTADELEMWETLDATVLQWIYSTITTELLETIVETESTAKEACDRLADIFQDNKNSCAVTLEQEFSHVEMADFSSVSANCQRLKSLADQLKNVGSPVSNSRLVLQLVSGLTPAYQNVGTIIRQRTPLPAFYQARSMLTLEEAGLAKQASTQGSSENLYSQGNVDTDAGSSKGAAAPGKGGRGNGSGGKKKGNKSGKGKASTTPTSPTPASSVAPQMPTAAHWPGGFGPWQWPPSPWGYPPCPYPSGPWVRPQYASRNQQQAWVLGPRPNQAYVAQSMPTQTDIEAAMYTLGLTPPEPWVMDTGATSHMTSDQGTLSPFINSSFRNGIIVGNGQSIPINGYGHSTLPTPHPPLVLKNVLYAPALVKNLVYVRKFTTDNKVSVEFDPFDFCVKDLRTGTSLMRCDSRGDLYPLSTNTKSAAPSTFAALAPSLWHSRLGHPGDPIFNIMRKNKLIDCTLNSKQSICHSCPLGKHIRLPFASSISRTYLPFDIIHCDLWTSPILSSMDHKYYLLILDDYCNFLWTFPLYHKNEVSSILLKLPLSKHNLSEKLSQSNATMERNL from the coding sequence ATGGCACCCAATGCAAAGTCGCAATTTCATCCGGCTCTTCCCGTGAATAACATCACAAACCACATTCCTGTTAAACTAGGCATGGACAACGATCAATATCCGTTGTGGGTTGCGTTATTCACGAATCATGCCAAATCCAACCGTGTTCTCCACCATATCATCACGCCAAAGGTGCCTCCTAAAGCACCTACCACGGCCGACGAACTTGAGATGTGGGAGACACTCGACGCTACGGTCTTACAGTGGATTTATTCCACCATCACAACGGAGCTCTTGGAAACCATCGTCGAGACCGAATCCACCGCTAAAGAAGCCTGTGATCGTCTCGCCGATATCTTTCAGGATAACAAAAACTCTTGCGCCGTGACTCTCGAGCAAGAGTTCTCGCACGTCGAGATGGCGGATTTCTCCTCCGTATCCGCCAACTGCCAACGATTGAAATCATTGGCGGATCAATTGAAAAACGTCGGCTCTCCTGTGTCAAATAGCCGCTTAGTACTTCAATTGGTCTCCGGTCTTACTCCGGCGTACCAGAATGTTGGGACGATCATTCGTCAACGCACTCCTCTTCCTGCCTTCTATCAAGCACGATCTATGTTAACACTTGAAGAAGCCGGACTTGCGAAACAGGCGTCGACTCAGGGATCCTCCGAGAACCTGTATTCTCAGGGTAATGTTGACACAGATGCTGGTTCTTCCAAGGGTGCTGCTGCTCCGGGAAAGGGTGGCCGTGGCAATGGCTCGGGTGGCAAGAAGAAAGGGAATAAAAGTGGGAAAGGCAAAGCTTCGACAACGCCGACATCTCCTACTCCTGCTTCCTCTGTCGCTCCTCAAATGCCGACGGCTGCACACTGGCCTGGTGGTTTTGGGCCGTGGCAATGGCCCCCCTCTCCTTGGGGTTATCCACCTTGCCCTTACCCATCGGGACCGTGGGTACGTCCGCAGTATGCTTCTCGCAACCAGCAGCAAGCATGGGTGTTGGGTCCGCGGCCGAATCAGGCCTATGTTGCTCAATCGATGCCAACTCAGACGGATATCGAAGCTGCAATGTATACTTTAGGACTTACGCCCCCAGAGCCATGGGTCATGGATACTGGTGCTACGTCTCACATGACGTCGGATCAAGGTACTCTCTCGCCTTTTATTAATTCGAGCTTTCGTAATGGTATAATTGTCGGAAATGGCCAGTCAATTCCAATTAACGGATACGGACATAGCACCCTACCTACACCACACCCACCACTTGTCTTGAAAAACGTGTTATACGCCCCAGCCCTAGTTAAAAATCTAGTTTACGTTAGAAAATTCACAACAGATAATAAGGTCAGTGTTGAATTTGACCCTTTTGATTTTTGTGTGAAGGACTTGCGGACGGGGACTAGTCTCATGAGGTGTGATAGTCGGGGTGATCTATATCCTCTCTCAACCAATACGAAATCAGCCGCACCAAGTACTTTTGCAGCCTTAGCTCCGTCTCTTTGGCATAGTCGTTTGGGTCATCCCGGTGATCCAATCTTTAATATTATGAGGAAAAATAAATTGATTGATTGTACTTTGAATTCCAAACAATCTATTTGTCATTCATGTCCTCTAGGAAAACATATTCGTTTACCATTTGCTTCGTCTATTTCGCGTACTTATTTGCCATTTGATATCATTCATTGTGACTTATGGACGTCTCCAATTTTGAGCTCCATGGATCATAAATACTACTTGTTAATTTTGGATGATTATTGCAATTTCTTATGGACCTTTCCTCTTTATCACAAAAATGAAGTTAGTTCCATTCTCTTGAAATTGCCTTTGTCCAAACACAATTTGAGCGAAAAATTAAGTCAATCCAATGCGACAATGGAACGGAATTTATAA